In a genomic window of Siniperca chuatsi isolate FFG_IHB_CAS linkage group LG1, ASM2008510v1, whole genome shotgun sequence:
- the ctxn2 gene encoding cortexin-2 has product MCSVHYNHSLAAMSGNDMMAHSLTLEQKTAFAFVGMLLVFLGLLIVRCFRILLDPYSSMPSSNWADGIEGLEKGTFEYALT; this is encoded by the coding sequence ATGTGTAGCGTCCACTACAACCACTCCCTTGCTGCCATGAGCGGAAACGACATGATGGCGCACTCTCTGACTCTGGAGCAGAAGACAGCATTTGCCTTTGTGGGGATGTTACTGGTGTTCCTGGGGCTGCTGATAGTAAGGTGTTTCAGGATCCTGCTGGACCCCTACAGCAGTATGCCTTCCTCTAACTGGGCTGATGGCATCGAGGGACTGGAGAAAGGGACATTTGAGTACGCCCTTACTTAA
- the slc12a1 gene encoding solute carrier family 12 member 1 isoform X2, which yields MSAICTNGVVRGGGAYYLISRSLGPEFGGSIGLIFAFANAVAVAMYVVGFAETVVELLKDNAAIMVDEINDIRIVGCITVVLLLAISVAGMEWEAKAQIVLLIILLVAIVNVFVGTVIPATDDKHFKGIFNYNSKIFLENFGPDFREGETFFSVFAIFFPAATGILAGANISGDLRDPQAAIPKGTLLAILITGATYLAVALCVSATVVRDATGNITDLVTAGVPCTGSAIAACELGYNFSSCAVEKCGFGLINNNQVMTMVSGFGPLIIAGTFSATLSSALASLVSAPKVFQALCKDNIYKILHFFAKGYGKNNEPIRGYVLTFIISVAFILIGNLNTIAPIISNFFLASYALINFSCFHASYAKSPGWRPAYKYYNMWLSLMGALLCCVVMFVINWWAALLTYGIEILLYIYVTVKKPDVNWGSSTQAVTFVSAVNNALSLSGVEDHVKNFRPQILALTGSARTRPALLDLAHSFSKNYGLCLTCEVFVGPRSEALEEMNAGMEKNQLWLRKTKRKAFYAAVACEDFREGTESLLQASGLGRMKPNTLIIGFKGNWRTADTETVKSYVGILHDAFDFEYGTVVLRMNQGLDVSHIVEAEEEMLKAAREQQALDNDMIPNGGKARGLFRKSRKPSQQVLTTRVSVCGPPPPQVAKMNERLLEASAQFKKKQPKGTIDVWWLFDDGGLTLLLPYILTTRKKWKDSKLRIFIAGQPGRSELDKQEMKSLLQKFRINCTDINVIDDIHVQPRSDSLKKLEDMIEPFRLREESKDSDQAEAIRREQPWKITDEELSTFEEKTNLQVRLNEVLQENSKSANLIIVSMPIARKESVSDFLYMAWLDILTKDLPPTLLIRGNHKSVLTFYS from the exons ATGTCTGCCATTTGTACTAATGGTGTGGTCAGAGGAG gaGGAGCCTACTACTTGATATCTCGCAGTTTGGGACCAGAGTTTGGCGGGTCGATTGGCCTAATTTTCGCCTTTGCCAATGCAGTGGCTGTAGCCATGTATGTGGTGGGATTTGCTGAGACTGTTGTCGAGTTGCTTAAG GATAATGCTGCCATCATGGTGGATGAAATAAATGACATCAGAATCGTTGGCTGTATTACAGTGGTGTTGCTGTTAGCCATATCAGTTGCTGGAATGGAATGGGAGGCCAAG GCACAGATTGTTCTACTCATTATCTTGCTGGTGGCCATAGTGAACGTATTTGTAGGAACAGTCATTCCTGCAACCGATGATAAGCATTTCAAAGGCATCTTCAATTATAACT CGAAAATCTTCTTAGAGAATTTTGGTCCAGATTTTCGAGAGGGtgagacatttttttcagtttttgccatttttttcccCGCTGCAACCGGAATCCTGGCTGGAGCCAACATCTCTGGCGACTTGCGG GATCCCCAAGCAGCCATACCTAAAGGTACCTTGCTGGCCATCCTGATAACTGGTGCCACCTACCTGGCTGTGGCCCTCTGTGTCT CTGCCACTGTTGTCCGAGATGCCACAGGAAACATAACTGACCTCGTTACTGCTGGAGTACCATGTACTGGTTCAGCAATAGCTGCTTGTGAGCTTGGCTATAATTTCTCTTCCTGTGCAGTAGAAAAATGCGGCTTTGGCTTGATTAACAACAATCAG GTGATGACCATGGTATCTGGGTTTGGTCCCCTCATCATTGCTGGAACGTTCTCAGCCACTCTTTCATCAGCCCTGGCTTCCCTTGTCAGTGCTCCCAAAGTCTTCCAG GCACTGTGTAAAGACAACATCTACAAGATCCTGCACTTCTTTGCCAAGGGATATGGCAAGAACAACGAGCCAATCCGTGGCTATGTCCtcacatttattatttctgtGGCCTTCATTCTCATTG GTAATCTCAACACCATCGCTCCTATCATCTCAAACTTCTTCCTGGCATCTTATGCTCTCATCAATTTCTCCTGCTTCCATGCATCCTACGCCAAGTCTCCAG GTTGGAGACCAGCATATAAATACTACAACATGTGGCTATCACTGATGGGTGCATTGCTCTGCTGTGTTGTTATGTTTGTTATCAACTGGTGGGCTGCTCTACTCACATATGGCATTGAAATCCTCCTCTACATTTATGTTACAGTCAAGAAGCCAG ATGTGAACTGGGGCTCATCCACCCAGGCGGTGACATTTGTGAGTGCAGTCAACaacgctctctctctgtctggtgTAGAGGATCATGTCAAGAACTTCAG GCCTCAGATCTTAGCACTGACAGGTTCAGCACGGACCAGACCAGCTCTCCTAGACTTGGCACACTCCTTCTCTAAGAACTATGGACTCTGTCTCACCTGTGAAGTGTTTGTG GGCCCGAGGTCAGAGGCCCTGGAAGAGATGAACGCTGGCATGGAGAAGAACCAGCTGTGGCTTAGGAAAACCAAACGCAAGGCATTTTACGCTGCTGTGGCCTGTGAGGACTTCAGAGAAGGGACTGAGAGCCTGCTGCAG GCTTCTGGTCTTGGCCGTATGAAGCCTAACACATTAATTATAGGCTTCAAGGGAAATTGGAGGACTGCGGACACAGAGACAGTAAAGAGTTATGTGGGAATACTGCA TGATGCGTTTGACTTTGAGTACGGGACAGTGGTGCTAAGGATGAACCAGGGACTTGATGTGTCGCACATTGTTGAGGCAGAAG AGGAGATGCTAAAGGCAGCAAGGGAGCAACAAGCACTGGACAATGACATGATTCCGAATGGAGGGAAAGCAAGAGGACTGTTCAGGAAGTCCAGGAAACCCTCTCAGCAAGTGCTCACGACCAGAG tgtcaGTCTGCGGCCCACCGCCCCCGCAGGTAGCCAAGATGAATGAGAGGCTGTTGGAGGCGAGTGCTCAGTTCAAGAAGAAACAGCCTAAAGGCACCATTGATGTGTGGTGGCTGTTTGACGATGGAG GCCTTACACTGCTGCTCCCCTACATCCTCACTACCAGGAAAAAGTGGAAAGACAGTAAATTAAGGATCTTCATCGCAGGGCAGCCTGGACGCAGTGAGCTGGATAAACAGga GATGAAGTCTCTGTTACAGAAATTCAGAATTAACTGCACTGACATCAATGTCATTGATGACATCCATGTCCAACCTCGCTCTGACAG CTTGAAGAAGTTAGAGGACATGATTGAGCCTTTCCGTCTGCGTGAGGAGTCTAAAGACAGTGATCAGGCTGAAGCCATACGGAGAGAGCAGCCCTGGAAAATCACTGACGAAGAGTTGAGCACCTTTGAGGAGAAG ACCAACCTCCAGGTGCGACTGAATGAAGTGCTTCAGGAAAACTCCAAATCAGCCAATCTGATCATTGT GAGCATGCCCATTGCTCGTAAGGAATCTGTCTCAGATTTCCTCTACATGGCCTGGCTGGACATTCTGACAAAGGACCTTCCACCCACCCTGCTCATTAGAGGCAATCACAAGAGTGTGCTTACTTTCTACTCCTGA
- the slc12a1 gene encoding solute carrier family 12 member 1 isoform X1 produces the protein MERFKSNGGEHVNPAYESTLDEPPIYEETNGEHRTVRPSVVSAFGHDTLDRVPNIDFYRNAGSVSGHRAVRPSLQELHDVFQKNGAISVPDAVKDDGEGSDGTPSEDLESAVPIDSDKGAVKFGWIRGVLVRCMLNIWGVMLFIRLSWIFGQAGWGLGIVVIVLSCVVTTITGLSMSAICTNGVVRGGGAYYLISRSLGPEFGGSIGLIFAFANAVAVAMYVVGFAETVVELLKDNAAIMVDEINDIRIVGCITVVLLLAISVAGMEWEAKAQIVLLIILLVAIVNVFVGTVIPATDDKHFKGIFNYNSKIFLENFGPDFREGETFFSVFAIFFPAATGILAGANISGDLRDPQAAIPKGTLLAILITGATYLAVALCVSATVVRDATGNITDLVTAGVPCTGSAIAACELGYNFSSCAVEKCGFGLINNNQVMTMVSGFGPLIIAGTFSATLSSALASLVSAPKVFQALCKDNIYKILHFFAKGYGKNNEPIRGYVLTFIISVAFILIGNLNTIAPIISNFFLASYALINFSCFHASYAKSPGWRPAYKYYNMWLSLMGALLCCVVMFVINWWAALLTYGIEILLYIYVTVKKPDVNWGSSTQAVTFVSAVNNALSLSGVEDHVKNFRPQILALTGSARTRPALLDLAHSFSKNYGLCLTCEVFVGPRSEALEEMNAGMEKNQLWLRKTKRKAFYAAVACEDFREGTESLLQASGLGRMKPNTLIIGFKGNWRTADTETVKSYVGILHDAFDFEYGTVVLRMNQGLDVSHIVEAEEEMLKAAREQQALDNDMIPNGGKARGLFRKSRKPSQQVLTTRVSVCGPPPPQVAKMNERLLEASAQFKKKQPKGTIDVWWLFDDGGLTLLLPYILTTRKKWKDSKLRIFIAGQPGRSELDKQEMKSLLQKFRINCTDINVIDDIHVQPRSDSLKKLEDMIEPFRLREESKDSDQAEAIRREQPWKITDEELSTFEEKTNLQVRLNEVLQENSKSANLIIVSMPIARKESVSDFLYMAWLDILTKDLPPTLLIRGNHKSVLTFYS, from the exons ATGGAGAGGTTCAAGTCTAACGGGGGAGAGCATGTTAACCCCGCTTATGAGTCCACTCTGGATGAACCTCCTATCTATGAGGAGACCAACGGGGAACACCGGACGGTCCGGCCCTCGGTGGTCAGTGCCTTTGGTCATGACACTTTGGACCGAGTGCCCAACATTGACTTCTATCGCAATGCAGGCAGTGTGAGTGGTCACCGGGCTGTGCGACCATCCCTGCAGGAGCTCCACGATGTGTTTCAGAAG AATGGAGCGATCTCTGTGCCAGACGCTGTGAAGGATGATGGCGAGGGGAGTGACGGGACCCCCTCTGAGGATCTGGAATCTGCTGTTCCCATTGACAGCGACAAAGGAGCAGTAAAGTTTGGCTGGATAAGGGGCGTCCTG GTGAGATGCATGCTGAACATCTGGGGTGTCATGTTGTTCATCCGTCTGTCCTGGATTTTTGGCCAGGCAGGCTGGG GTCTGGGAATTGTGGTTATTGTTCTCAGCTGTGTGGTCACCACCATCACTGGCCTTTCCATGTCTGCCATTTGTACTAATGGTGTGGTCAGAGGAG gaGGAGCCTACTACTTGATATCTCGCAGTTTGGGACCAGAGTTTGGCGGGTCGATTGGCCTAATTTTCGCCTTTGCCAATGCAGTGGCTGTAGCCATGTATGTGGTGGGATTTGCTGAGACTGTTGTCGAGTTGCTTAAG GATAATGCTGCCATCATGGTGGATGAAATAAATGACATCAGAATCGTTGGCTGTATTACAGTGGTGTTGCTGTTAGCCATATCAGTTGCTGGAATGGAATGGGAGGCCAAG GCACAGATTGTTCTACTCATTATCTTGCTGGTGGCCATAGTGAACGTATTTGTAGGAACAGTCATTCCTGCAACCGATGATAAGCATTTCAAAGGCATCTTCAATTATAACT CGAAAATCTTCTTAGAGAATTTTGGTCCAGATTTTCGAGAGGGtgagacatttttttcagtttttgccatttttttcccCGCTGCAACCGGAATCCTGGCTGGAGCCAACATCTCTGGCGACTTGCGG GATCCCCAAGCAGCCATACCTAAAGGTACCTTGCTGGCCATCCTGATAACTGGTGCCACCTACCTGGCTGTGGCCCTCTGTGTCT CTGCCACTGTTGTCCGAGATGCCACAGGAAACATAACTGACCTCGTTACTGCTGGAGTACCATGTACTGGTTCAGCAATAGCTGCTTGTGAGCTTGGCTATAATTTCTCTTCCTGTGCAGTAGAAAAATGCGGCTTTGGCTTGATTAACAACAATCAG GTGATGACCATGGTATCTGGGTTTGGTCCCCTCATCATTGCTGGAACGTTCTCAGCCACTCTTTCATCAGCCCTGGCTTCCCTTGTCAGTGCTCCCAAAGTCTTCCAG GCACTGTGTAAAGACAACATCTACAAGATCCTGCACTTCTTTGCCAAGGGATATGGCAAGAACAACGAGCCAATCCGTGGCTATGTCCtcacatttattatttctgtGGCCTTCATTCTCATTG GTAATCTCAACACCATCGCTCCTATCATCTCAAACTTCTTCCTGGCATCTTATGCTCTCATCAATTTCTCCTGCTTCCATGCATCCTACGCCAAGTCTCCAG GTTGGAGACCAGCATATAAATACTACAACATGTGGCTATCACTGATGGGTGCATTGCTCTGCTGTGTTGTTATGTTTGTTATCAACTGGTGGGCTGCTCTACTCACATATGGCATTGAAATCCTCCTCTACATTTATGTTACAGTCAAGAAGCCAG ATGTGAACTGGGGCTCATCCACCCAGGCGGTGACATTTGTGAGTGCAGTCAACaacgctctctctctgtctggtgTAGAGGATCATGTCAAGAACTTCAG GCCTCAGATCTTAGCACTGACAGGTTCAGCACGGACCAGACCAGCTCTCCTAGACTTGGCACACTCCTTCTCTAAGAACTATGGACTCTGTCTCACCTGTGAAGTGTTTGTG GGCCCGAGGTCAGAGGCCCTGGAAGAGATGAACGCTGGCATGGAGAAGAACCAGCTGTGGCTTAGGAAAACCAAACGCAAGGCATTTTACGCTGCTGTGGCCTGTGAGGACTTCAGAGAAGGGACTGAGAGCCTGCTGCAG GCTTCTGGTCTTGGCCGTATGAAGCCTAACACATTAATTATAGGCTTCAAGGGAAATTGGAGGACTGCGGACACAGAGACAGTAAAGAGTTATGTGGGAATACTGCA TGATGCGTTTGACTTTGAGTACGGGACAGTGGTGCTAAGGATGAACCAGGGACTTGATGTGTCGCACATTGTTGAGGCAGAAG AGGAGATGCTAAAGGCAGCAAGGGAGCAACAAGCACTGGACAATGACATGATTCCGAATGGAGGGAAAGCAAGAGGACTGTTCAGGAAGTCCAGGAAACCCTCTCAGCAAGTGCTCACGACCAGAG tgtcaGTCTGCGGCCCACCGCCCCCGCAGGTAGCCAAGATGAATGAGAGGCTGTTGGAGGCGAGTGCTCAGTTCAAGAAGAAACAGCCTAAAGGCACCATTGATGTGTGGTGGCTGTTTGACGATGGAG GCCTTACACTGCTGCTCCCCTACATCCTCACTACCAGGAAAAAGTGGAAAGACAGTAAATTAAGGATCTTCATCGCAGGGCAGCCTGGACGCAGTGAGCTGGATAAACAGga GATGAAGTCTCTGTTACAGAAATTCAGAATTAACTGCACTGACATCAATGTCATTGATGACATCCATGTCCAACCTCGCTCTGACAG CTTGAAGAAGTTAGAGGACATGATTGAGCCTTTCCGTCTGCGTGAGGAGTCTAAAGACAGTGATCAGGCTGAAGCCATACGGAGAGAGCAGCCCTGGAAAATCACTGACGAAGAGTTGAGCACCTTTGAGGAGAAG ACCAACCTCCAGGTGCGACTGAATGAAGTGCTTCAGGAAAACTCCAAATCAGCCAATCTGATCATTGT GAGCATGCCCATTGCTCGTAAGGAATCTGTCTCAGATTTCCTCTACATGGCCTGGCTGGACATTCTGACAAAGGACCTTCCACCCACCCTGCTCATTAGAGGCAATCACAAGAGTGTGCTTACTTTCTACTCCTGA